GCATGGGGCATGGGGGTCGACTGGGAGgactgttgttgctgttgtggtGTGGGTGGAGAGACTCTGAGGAGCGGGTTTTGCTTGTAGCCACGAGTTTAGTCAGCTGGCAAAAAATGGGGCTTCTAGCTCTACTATGGGTCGACTTAGAACaatcttctgctgcttcgtacaagctcaagaaacCACTGTATCAATATGTAACGATATGAATGGACCTAAAATGAGACATGGACGGACCGGTTTTTGCTGAAGATACCGTCCCGCGGTAGCTAAATGGTAGTTTACTTGATTCCGAGAGATTCTGGTACCCTCTCCAGTTTTATCAGATTTAATTTGATTTTGTCCGAATTGATCGGATTTTTCCCCAATAATCAAAAAATAAACTTattaaaaaataaaaattaaaaattaaaaaactaattaaaaaaaatacaaagTTTGTCACTCTACCAGCTACCTGACTAAGCTATAATAGCTTGCACCACCACTCCAAGTACCTCCGCGCTACACCCATGAAAGTGGACAAGCCAGGACCGAGGAAAAAACCGCTGCCACCACTCCCGTCTTCTTTCTACGACCTGTACACCTCCAAGCCCGCGTCACAGCTCGACGCCAGCTGCGAAACCGATAAGAATGGAAAAGTAAGAGCCCTTCCTCACATTGAGGGCCAGTGGCCTACACATGTGTACCTGGAATGGAAGCCGGACGTGGCCTGGAGACGTCTCGAGATGCTCAATGGGGCTATTGCCAAGGTGCTAGAGACCTACCAAGTGGTCTACCACAGCCTGGCCAAGTCTGACGTTGGAGTACGACTACCTCTGCATGTATCTCTTTCCGACACTCTGATGCCCACCACCGAAAGCAAACAGCAAGTGACGGACAGCATTTGCGAGGCTGTTACGGGGTGGAAGGGCCCCATCAAGATCAATGTGTCCAAGACAAAGTTACAGGTGGTGTTGAACCGGCAGAAAACACGTGCGTTTGTGGTCCTAGCTCTGACCGACAATGAGCCCATAGTGCGTCTGATCGCGGCCGTCAATGCAGCCGTGGAGCCTCACGGGCTGCCAGCGTTGGCTGCGCATCCTCACGTGTCCATAGGATGGTTTCTTCCGAGAGCAGACCCCGATCCCGTTTCAGACGCGATAGTCACGAGTCCggagacagacagacattTGACTGCCCTTTTCGGTAAAGTGACTTTCGACTGTGTGAAAATCAAGTGTGGAAGGTTAGTACAGTCCGTGCGCTGTATATAGAAGGATGGAGCCTATGCATCTTGCTACACCCCACGCCGGATCGAAGATAGTTGCGCCAATCCACACATGGTGGTTTGTACAGTTTGAGTGATAATCCTACAGTGGTGATGTAGCATCATCTGAGGTAGTGTCGGTACGGTACGGTACGGTACGGTACGGTACGGCGGttcgagtacgagtagcaaCCGCCAACCAACGAGACCCGCTACTGGAGGAGTCTTTGTTCAACTACCTGCGACGAGACCCCAAACACACGTCATATAGTCAATCAACGCCCTGCTTTCACGTTTGTTCTCCGCTGTACACGTCAAGCTACAACCCACGCGAAATAACCTCCGAATACACCATTATCAAGATTCGGGGCCTACAGCCCATACAGCACCGAGGGGTTTTTAGGGGGTAAATAAGGTTTTTCACTCCCTTTAAGCTCGCACGACGTGTTGTGTCTATACCCAAACGGGTAATACCCATACGAACCGCCCATCGCACCTCACCTCCAGACAGTATATGTACAATGGGGGATCCCACAGCGAGATTGTACAGCTCTAGAACCACAGACAGTCAAATCCTTGCGGGCAGGGGTCCTCCATCTACAGAAATTCGCATCACTTCACACACAGTCAATCTCCAGatcacctccatcaccttGATACACATTCACACTCCACAATGAACTTCGACTATGACTTTCTGCAGTCGCAGCAGAGTCTTCAtatgaagaaggagcatCATTCACAGCAGCATCAGAACCAGCAGTCGTCGGCCCAACCGCACCATCCCCACCAAGGATCACAGTACGATGTCAACTACCTGGACATTGGCTACAACGAGCTGGAGCCTCCGTCTACCCCCCAGATGATGCCTACACAGACCAACAATGTGAGTCCCGACACCCTGGCGCGGTTCTCGCGACTGCtcaacttctcctccaccacccccagTCCCACCAAGCCGCTCAATGACCCCTCACAATCGGACAttttcctccagcagccccCCACCATGTCGCTGATGGGAGCCATGTCTCCGCCTCACTCGTCCCACCCTCCGGCTGCCGAGTTTGGCCATGCTCACTCGTCCCATCTTCAGCAGAACCCCTTCCTGAACCCTCCCCAGCTCAACTACGATGCCGACGCTCTGGCCTACCTGTCTCCCGAGCCAGGCTTCACTTCTCCTGAAATGGACAACTGGAACAACTACGAGTCTCCCCATGACCACTCCTCTCCCGAGGGACCCCTTGGAGAACCCTTTGACGAGTACGGACTCGGAATCTCGTGGCTGCCCGTCGTCACCATCCCCGaaaacacagaaacagagcAGATCATCGAACAGCAAAAGGTCTCCAACCAGCCTCAGCCTCGAAAGTCCGGCCTACCCCCCGGAAAACTCGAGTCGTTCATTCATGGGCCCTGCGAAGACGGCAagtttctgtgtctgtacCCGGGCTGTGGCAAGAAGTTTGGACGACGATACAACCTCTGTTCGCACATCCAGACACACCTTGCAGACAGACCGTACTCGTGCTCGTCCTGTGAAGCCTCCTTCGTCAGACAGCACGATCTCAAGAGACACGAGCGCACCCACGCCGTAGTCAAGCCCCACATTTGTCCCTGCGGAAAGGGCTTCAATCGACCAGACGCCCTCAACCGACACAGAGCCCGACAGAtctgctctggaggcaTCGAGGTACCTGGCCAACCCAAGCCATCGCCAGGCAAAAAGGGCCGACCCCGAAAGGTCGAACAACCGATCCAGATGGAACACTATGATTATGCACATACCTCTCCCGACTTTTCGTCTCCAGAGTACCACTCTTCACCGGACTTCGAAGGACATTAGGAAACAGTGAGATACAGAacgagaaagagagagagagagagcaCTAACATATATTTATAATGTGGATTGGTTTTGTTTATATGCTTCATTCCTTCATTCTATATACTATTTATTACATTTAATTGAGTCAATTCAAGGAGTAATTACATTGCATCTACACAGCTATCGCGATATCATATCATCACCCCACTCGCACAGCTCATACAGTGCCTCCTTGAAACTTTTTAGCTCCAAAGAACATATATTCcactgtatcgtacaacCATGTCTCACTAACGCCAGATACGGGGTCGCATGCAAGGGAGTGGTGTACTTGAGACAATACAGTGTATAGAAGACACCACTGTATAACTCCCAGCTCGACAATCCAACAATACAAATTAATCTTACAACATTACTTAACCCTAAGAGGAGGCAGCCACAGACAACTTCTGAAGATGAGACATGAAAGTCTGCAGAGACACATCGTCAGTAAGCACCACGGCGCTGCCAGGAGTGCCGTAGCCACTGTCGCTCTGGTGGGTGTTGGAGGGATTGAGCTTGGACAGCAAGAAACGGGCCTGGGAACCTCCAGCATCAGTGTCAATGAATCGAGGCAAAGGGAATCGGTCAACCAGCAAGTCCTGGACCTCCATTCGAGGGGCCTGCAGAAGCTCAGCAAAGTTGGCgtactcctccttttcttgGTAGCCCTGGTTTCGCCAGTTGGCAATGGTTTCTCCGTGGAAAATGAGAATGTGGAAAAAGgtgtccagcagcagaatgtGATCGGGCTTGATGGACACCGAATCCAGCAGTACAGGCACGggctgctcctgctccagagAGTACGACAGCAGGGTGGGCTGGATCATGATAAGCGAGTTGTTGAGATTCTCTCGGTTCAGGCAGTGTCGGTAGAAGGCAGTCTCATCGGGCGAGTTGTTGAACACCTGCAGGAACTGCGATCGTCGTAGATGGAACATAAACTGGGGGTACAGCGAGAAGTTGTGGGCGAGTCGGAACGAAGACGCGTCGTCTTTTCTGTAGTCAGCAAACTTTTGGCATAGACGGATCAGCATCTTGTCGGTCCATCGCATAATGTCGTTGCCGTCCTCGGTCTCGGACTTGAAAATGGCAATTCGAGTCATAAgcacagcagcagcctcctggTCAAAGGAGCTGGCAATGTGGGGATCGCCACCGGGCACAAGAGCCTTGGCAACAGTGGTCACACGAAGACGTTGCTGAGTGGACGAGTGGTGGTAATGCGTCAGGAACTGCACGTATCCAGGGGGGATCTGGCCTGCAGGAGtgccctgctgctgggccacTTCGAAGAAAGTCGCGTAGGTGTGAGCAGGAGTGATGGAGCACATCTTCCACGAAGAAGTCTGGCCAATACCAATCTCGGTGTCAGCTACACTGgggttcttcttgttcaTTGAAACGGCGTGGCCAATCAGACCAGATaccttgagctccttggagGGCACGACATCAAAGGTGGCGTTGAAACCCATCTGGAGGAAGTTGTTGGCGTCTCGGGCAAACATCTTGGTCAGCGAGGACTTGAAGATGGATGTGGAGAAGGCATCGCAGAGCACAAGAGCTCCACCGGTGGAGTTGGGCAGAGATCGCATCTCGTGCATACCAATCTGGTCGTAACAACCGGCGAAAATGTCAACGGCCTGGCCATGGGTGGTGGCTCGCTTGGCCAGACCCTCGTAGAACTTTGTGGCAGCCTTGGAGTGCTTGGCTGTGTCCTTTTCAATTTCGTGGTGAGATCGGAtgggctccttgagctcgggaCCCACAATCATACCAGGACCCTCAGTGGGGGCACCACCAGCAAACAGCATGACTCGTGCACCGCAGTTGGGAAAGGAAGTCTCCAGCAGGCCGAGAGCAATTCCGAGAGCCACACCGGTACATCGGATGGGTCGTCGGTCGGCAGCCACGGGCCAGGGGTCCTTCTGCAGACCCTCCAGAACGTTGGTGAGGGCGAACTCGGCGTTCTGCAGAGGCAGGAGGAACCGGGCAGCGGCTCCCTGGGCCTGGGGATGTCCTCCCTGTTGGGGGACTCGGTGACCAATAGGCTGGTTGAGACCCAGCTGTTCCTGCACCTGCTTCGCAGTGTAATCTCGGTTACCTCGGAAGACGAAGCTCTTGCCGCACTCTCGGTAGCCAATCTCGTGGACCTGAGCCATGGCGCCAAAGGTGATGAGACCGACGAGAGCGTTCTCGGGGATCAGAGAAAGAGTGGCCACAAGGTGATCCTTGAGAGCAGTCAGGTTCTCGGCGTCCAGACAGGTGTCAACCACAAACAGGAAGATGGGGTTGGGAGCAGGTCGGGACAGAACGTACTCAACAGTGGTGCACTCGGGTCGCAGCTCGTGGGGCAAGTTTTCGGGAGTAATGTCTCGGTACTGAGGAGGCAGCTGGTTTCTAGACAGACAGAAAGGACAGACCCAGGCTCGGGCTCGCAGATCAACCTGGCAGAAGGAGTTGAGCACAGCTCGACAGGGGGGTCGGCATGCAATGGGCTCATACTGCAGTACGGGGAGGttgggcttctccttcagaGGAGTGTACAGAGCCGAGATGGGAACGACGGTTCTGGAAGCCTCAATTCGGGTAGAGGGAATGCAATTCCAGGAGAATCGCACTCCGTCCTTCTCTTCGAATTCTTCAAAGTCCTGGGTTAGTACGAAACGGAAACGGGTAACGGGAGTAGCCGCAGGTCGAGGACGACGCGCGACGTGACCATGCGTGTCACTTGCCATCGCAGTGGAAGACACCACCTGGATCCAAGCGGAAGCAAGTAGCTGTAGTTGCAATCACGACACAACAGCGCGCCAAGCTGACACCGTTACGTGATGTTAGGTAGGCCACGAAAAGCAcatggacacaaacacagcgTAGCGTACCAGCTCCAAGCTGctgacacagaaacaatCAGTATACTTGTCACACAATTGTAACATTGTCACAAACTGCCACATCAATGTTTGTACTAAACACCGTGTAACGGGCACACGAATACCTGTCCTAGTCGGTTGATAAAATGGCTGATTCAATAGTGCAACACTGGCGCAAAGATCACGTCATCCAGAGGTCCTAATCACATTGCTTTCGTCTGTGTCACACCATCTCTTCTGTGTCTTTTGTTGCTCATCAAATCCATCCCCCGTGTCTTTTCATATTGGCGATCAACCCCACACTAAGGGATTCGATTGGTCGGTTTGCAAGAGACACGGAGCCATGTGTCGGCCATCGGTTTGTGTCATCAAATCAACCCAGTTCGCCAGCATCGCCCATCGCGTCGCCTTGTCACACTCACCATTTGATTGTTGTGTCGAATAGGCCACCTAAGCAAAGTGAACTCAATGTTGAAAATGCCAGGTCGTTGGTAACAGGTGGGACATTCACGTCCGAACCTAAATGAGTGGTGGGAGAATGTGTGACAACGACAAGAGTGGGAATGGAGGGTCTATATATAGGGAATATTTTGGTAACGACAAGACGAATGTAATGCGGAAATTGGAATGCAGATGCACGATGATTATTCAGGGCCAAAAATCATCCTGTCTAGCGCCACCCAACTGCCCACATTCAGACCTCCTCACCCCAACTAACACGTCTTACGTACACACTTACTGTAACTTCCTCCACACCTAATtcacgtacagtacaaactTGTGCATACaagacaagaacaagagaCACACATTGTCAATACCGCACGTCTGTCAAACCCACAGAAAGACACCCACGGCAGGATTCTCAACGATGGAAGTCGCCACTCTCGCCTGTGGAGCAATTGCTCGGATAGTGGTCTACCACCTATTCCCGTCCGTGCCCGCAACTCTAGATGGCCATGTGGAAATCTCCACGCCCGTCACCTCCTTCAAACGACTCCAGGAGGGCCTGTATCTCTACAAGCAAGGAATCGATCCCTACGACGGCGGAATCTTCCACCAGTCGCCACTGCTGCTCGGCGCAGTGTCGGCCGTGTCGAAAATCGTGCCCGAAACCATCGCAATCAACATTCTATACGTGCTGGCGGACCTGACGGCGGCATGGGCCCTCGCTCAAACCGCCCAGAGAGccgccaccaccatcaaATACGTCTTCAAGAAGAAAGATACAAAAGAGCCGCTGCCGTTTGCTCCTTGGATCATCGCAGCAATCTACCTCTTCAACCCcctgctgtttctgtcgtCGGCAGCTAAATCCACAGCTGTGTTCAACAACGCTGCCATCTGCTACACCCTGGCCGCTGCCACCCACGGCCACTTTCTGACTGCAGCCGCCTCTCTTGCATTGGCCACTAACCTTTCATATTACCCCATCTACCTGGCTCCTCTTGTGTCTCTCCTGCTCCATGGAAACAGCGGAACGCCACTCAGAACAAACAAGGCCCAGTACGGCTTCCGGTTCTGCCTGCTGTCGGCTTCTTACACCGCAGCTatcctgctgctgtcccAGGCCATTGCTGGATCCTGGAACTTCCTAGGAGCTGTCTATGGTACTATTCTTACTGGTAGAGACCTCACTCCTAACATTGGCTTGTGGTGGTACTTTTTCACGGAGATGTTTGACTTCTTTCAGCCCTTCTTCACCGGAGTGTTCCAAATCCACGTCTTTCTCTACGCCGCCCCCATCACTCTTAGATTCAGCAGCTTCCCTCTGTTTGCCATCACTCTCTATCTCGGTCTGGTGGCCCTGTTCAAGGCCTACCCCGATACTGCCGATGTGggcatcttcttctcgctGGTGCCCTTCTTCAGACCGCTTTTCCCGCTTCTGAGGTACCCCATTCCGGCTTTTCTGGCGCTGCTATACTCTTCGGTGCTGCTGCccaccttcttccacaTGTGGATCTACCTGGGCTCAGGAAACGCAAACTTCTTCTACGCCATCACGCTGGTGTATGCGCTTGGAATGACCGTGTGCATTTCCGACCTTACTTGGGCCATGCTTCGCCTGGAACATGACGGAGGAGAGGACCCCAACCTGTCCCAAATCTAGATATCATTAATGAAACGAATTATGAATAAGAATGATCATGACACGAATGGAAGCATGTATAGTACCTgtacaatgtactcgtatgaATATGAATAtgcacaaaaaaaagccgaCAAATGCTTTGCTCGGAAAGGCAAAAAATTCTGGGCCCAACCGGGAATTGAACCCGGGACCTCTCGCAAATTGCCTAGGACACCCTAAGCGAGAATTataccactaaaccatcggGCCAGATTTTTTCATAAAAATGCAAGTATTGACGGTCGCTCGACCCagaaagtcacgtgaccggcTTTATGAACTCAAATGAGGCAACCattggtttctttttcctccgCGGTCTCTTTCTTTCGGCATCTAAGCAGCAAGCCAGCGGCATGTTTACCTGACCCGGTTGAATGCTCGATGCCCACCTTTGGTGTCTGGTTACTTTTTGTGAGGAGAAAATGTCGCTTGTGGAAGAGcaatacatactgtaccattGATAACGGAGTGCGTATGCGGAAACAGTCGGGTGGTGAGTCTTTTTGGTGCGTATGGTTCAGATTTGATTGACGCAGAGTTGGCCATTGTGTGAAAAACTTGTTCCTTGTCGATGAGGACTGTCATCGAAGACTTGTGATCAAAAAAATGTTAATCAGTGGGTGGTTATCCAGCAAGAGCCTGGGCAAGCCGTTGTATTGTATGGCGAGCGATGATTTTTGATTGGCCGATTGTGATAGTCGCGGGCTTCGAATATCTGCTGATTGTCGATCTTTCTTTGGACTATCTACGTTTTGGGCGCCGAGCACTCTAGACATGTGGGAGTCATGCGGCAAGAGGATTAACCTACCAACAGGACAGCTGACCGATGCACTGCCTCCCAGAGTGGTTTATACTGGCAGATTAGCGATATCCACTAACTGAGTACCGGTGATTTAGTTTACCGCCGTTAGTTTATCCCTCAGGCTTCCAGGCTTCAATGGTCTGATGTGCTGCGATACGGTACAAGCGAGTCTCTTTACCTCAGAATTAGAGCAGAGACAATAGTTTGTGTGGCCTTAGTTTTTTCCACACAGTATCGAGCCACTCACAAGAGAAGGAAGCTTGGGGGCTCTAGGGTTTGTGGGGGTCActggacgaggagggaGATCAGTGGGTGGTGGCCATGAGTCGGGGCAGCAGGAGATGATCTATAGACCGTGAGTTTCGATCTCTACTGGGTTTGTCGGAAATTTCACCACTCTCGAGAAGTAAAAGAAGCTCGAAGCTAGGGTTAGAAGAAGGTCTAGCGAACGTATACGTACCGTGGAGTGGAGTGTATGAGCGTAATATTGTAGATCTACATTGAAAATTACCCCTTTGGGAATAATGCAGTTCCCGCAACCTTGTTCCTGGGGGAAGTCTTACAATAGCGAGTCGAGAAGTGTGGGTTCAAAATTTTATTCTGATAGTTATGGAAGCTTAAAGAGTTGAGAAGAAGTAATAGATAGGGCCGGAAACCAGTCGGGCCATTGTTAGTCAGTAGAAATAACTTACTGAGCAGAAGAGGGAGGCAGCTTGGAGGAGACCTCGGAGCcaagagaagaggtggcAGAGTCCAGAGAGCCAAGAGCATCACCAAGGTTGTGGAAGATCTTCTTGAAGGCATCGGTGAGCAGACCAATGTTGGCAAGCAGAGTCTGGAAGATCTTGGCGGGGTTCtggatggtgttgaaggCATCAACGGGGAGAGAGGCAAGAGTGGCGCCAATGGTCTCGACAATCAGAGCCAGGGTCTTGAAGATGGGGTTGACAACGATGGAGCCAAGAGTTCCGGCAATACCGGAAATGACGGGGAGGTTAAGGCCGTTGATGTCCTTGATCAGAGCAGGGATCTGCTTGTTGAGGGAGTCAAGAGCAGTctcgaggttctggagctgggtgcccttggaggtgttggtgaGAACACCAAGGGTGCCGGTGATGGCAGAGAGGAAGGTCTCGGCAATGTGGATGAGATCGTCAGCAACATCGAGCTGTCGGATCTCCATTCGCTGGAAACCACCGTTAGCGGCGGGGGCGGCGACAACCACAGAGGTGGCAGCGGCGAGGATAGcgatgttcttgatggcaaCCATTGTAAGAGATTAGAGGGTGGTgttcttgaagaagaagagaagagggTAGAGAAGTGAAGAGAGGAGTTGAAGCTGTTTGCTGATGAGACAAGAGGGAACCTGAACCTGTATTTATATTCTTTTGAGAGAGACAGTAGCGTCGATGTCAGTCTCATCAAGTCTCGCCTCCACTTTGTGCTTTTCCCCAGAACCTCCACCCAAACCTACCTCTCGGACCACTGTACAATTGCGACATTGGATGGCGGATTTGACAAAGAGTGTCTATCGACGTTGGTTTAGCGGCAATGTGAGTTTGCTTCGGCCAAGCTCAGGGATTGTCTGACTTGGACCAACCAGTCTCACACTGGTCTTTCACCCAAACAAGCTTCTTTGAGGTCTTCCAGGGCCATGGAAAGTTGTGATTTGGACACGACAAGTTCACAGACATGTAGCTAGGAGTATTTCAACCCTTTATCTCAAGTTCCCACCCTCTTATCAGTGATTCCGCCCTTTACGTCATGTGGTTAAAGTGATACCATCTCAACCTTGGATAAAGCATGAACGATAACCGCCACAGCGCATTTTCTTTGTTCTTACATGTTCATACACTTGAAAACAAGAGAGTTATCCACTTTAAACATCCTTCCCGGCCAATTTGATCCGTGTAGCTGCACTGTACTGCGTCGAACATGTCTGTGAAAGTGGAGGTTCCTGCTTGAGACATGTGCTGTGTATCTGACTGCATTTGAAAGTCGGGGCTACCCAAGGACAGAGTGGAATTCCCCACAGAAGAATCCAAGTTCCGGAGCGTTTGCTCGGACCTTTGGTTGGTCAACACACTACCGTTTGTTCAGTCACTTAGTTTCCCCTAAAGGTATATGACAACCTTCTTGACCGCTAGCTTCTGTTCATGCAAGTGTGCACCAGTGATCTGCGTTGGTGATCGCCCGTAGACCGCCGATTGGCTAGTCGGCCTCGATCAGCAGCTCGATATTGCATTAAATCAGGTACCAACGTGGGTCCCGGTGCAGAAAGTAAGGGGTATTTCGGTTATCTGTTCAAGTTGGATTATCATGTGAATCCGCCGGGCGAGTTTAGACGAGAGGTAGTGCAGGAATCAAGCGCTCGTACCCGAGTGTGGGTACCTGATTAAACGGTTGGTCGCCTGTATCACCCACGTTTATTTCTCAATCAGTCCATTTCGCCCACGTTCAGTGACTAATTCGCATAGTTGACCGAGGAATGAGGACTTTTATTTTCAGGGTGAAGATGGGAAAAAGTAAGTAAGCCCCTGTTTAGACAATCCATGGACTACTGCTGTCCGAGTCGAGGCACCTAGCCTAAAGGCGTGCTTGTGGGCCCTGAGGACGTCCATCATTCAATTTCACGCTTAGTTTAACTGTGTCAGTGTCCTGGGAGGACTATCACTTTACTGGTGAGAAGACGGTGTGTTGGAGAAAGACAGCGCTCTGCATCACCGTGGTGATCTACGGAACCTCTTTCCCCAACGAGCTTCCCCTATCTTGCGGTCGTTGCTTTTGTTACAAAACTGTCCCCGAGGCGGACTGAGTAAACTGGGAAGCCACCATGTGACCAGGTTGGTTGCGGTCTGTATCGGTGATCTGTGACTGGAGGTGTGGTACGGAATCATCAAAGATTCGTGTTTCTTGCTCTTGCAAACGTCCTGAGCGGCTACCGTCCTCCCCCAGCACATGTCAGATTAGGTCTTGGACCTATAAAAGCCACTTATGAGACCTACTCCAAACATTTCGTGGAAATACGAATCGTATGTGCACAACCACCGTAAACCACAGGGCTGGGTGGCAAGAGGTAGTGGGCGGCGAGCGAGCAGCAAAGTTTCAGGAACAGTTTGCGCTAATGTCTGTCTAGCTCTGTGGAAGAGGCCGCCGTCAGGTCAAGGTTTCTGGTCGAGTCTAAGGGCAAAAGAGATTGAGCACTTTGTTGGTCAAGCCGCGTACTGTAGGTCGTCGGTGCCGTTTGTTGTAGCGGTGCCGTGTGAGTAGGGACAGGGCCAAGGTGCCGTTCGAAGGCGGTAGTGTGGCTTGCCAGGTAGTAATCGCATCTCTCGGGCTCTCTGATGAAGTTGTCTCGTCAGTCTCGCCCGTCCGATAACGAATACATGAGGGACGCGGACAAAGTGGGTTTCGGGAAGACGACAGTGGTTAGTGCAGCAACTATACCCAGGTTATCTGATGAATAGGTCAAAAAAGTAACGACTGGCATGCCGGCGAGGCGACGACACCGGACATATTTGCTCGTTTGGTGCAGCTTTCTGTGGGCTGGTGGGTGACTCTTGGCCGCCCTAGAGCCCAGGTCTCTGTTGCCTCCACTCTTTGATGGTGATCCAGGTGGAGACCGTTAACCGTTGCCCGTGTGAGACATGGTTGTATGGGTGGGTTGGCCAAGTGAAACCGTGGGGGTTGCAGCGAGCTTGAGGGTGCACTAGTGGGAGGCTGTTTGCCAATGTTGCAATGTGGCTGTCGTCGGACACGACATTTCCACTTTTAGTTAGATATTGCTACTCGGGCCGGTGCGGATACGTTTCTACTCAGGACATCCCGTAGTGTGCAGTGCAGTCTGGGAGACATGCAGAAACGATTGGAGAAACCCGAGGACTTGGTGATCAAGCAATCAAGA
This genomic interval from Yarrowia lipolytica chromosome 1E, complete sequence contains the following:
- a CDS encoding uncharacterized protein (Compare to YALI0E16951g, no similarity), encoding MKVDKPGPRKKPLPPLPSSFYDLYTSKPASQLDASCETDKNGKVRALPHIEGQWPTHVYLEWKPDVAWRRLEMLNGAIAKVLETYQVVYHSLAKSDVGVRLPLHVSLSDTLMPTTESKQQVTDSICEAVTGWKGPIKINVSKTKLQVVLNRQKTRAFVVLALTDNEPIVRLIAAVNAAVEPHGLPALAAHPHVSIGWFLPRADPDPVSDAIVTSPETDRHLTALFGKVTFDCVKIKCGRLVQSVRCI
- a CDS encoding uncharacterized protein (Compare to YALI0E16973g, some similarities with uniprot|P08153 Saccharomyces cerevisiae YDR146c SWI5 transcription factor), which gives rise to MNFDYDFLQSQQSLHMKKEHHSQQHQNQQSSAQPHHPHQGSQYDVNYLDIGYNELEPPSTPQMMPTQTNNVSPDTLARFSRLLNFSSTTPSPTKPLNDPSQSDIFLQQPPTMSLMGAMSPPHSSHPPAAEFGHAHSSHLQQNPFLNPPQLNYDADALAYLSPEPGFTSPEMDNWNNYESPHDHSSPEGPLGEPFDEYGLGISWLPVVTIPENTETEQIIEQQKVSNQPQPRKSGLPPGKLESFIHGPCEDGKFLCLYPGCGKKFGRRYNLCSHIQTHLADRPYSCSSCEASFVRQHDLKRHERTHAVVKPHICPCGKGFNRPDALNRHRARQICSGGIEVPGQPKPSPGKKGRPRKVEQPIQMEHYDYAHTSPDFSSPEYHSSPDFEGH
- a CDS encoding uncharacterized protein (Compare to YALI0E16995g, similar to Saccharomyces cerevisiae SEC23 (YPR181C); ancestral locus Anc_7.537, similar to uniprot|P15303 Saccharomyces cerevisiae YPR181c SEC23 component of COPII coat of ER-golgi vesicles), whose protein sequence is MASDTHGHVARRPRPAATPVTRFRFVLTQDFEEFEEKDGVRFSWNCIPSTRIEASRTVVPISALYTPLKEKPNLPVLQYEPIACRPPCRAVLNSFCQVDLRARAWVCPFCLSRNQLPPQYRDITPENLPHELRPECTTVEYVLSRPAPNPIFLFVVDTCLDAENLTALKDHLVATLSLIPENALVGLITFGAMAQVHEIGYRECGKSFVFRGNRDYTAKQVQEQLGLNQPIGHRVPQQGGHPQAQGAAARFLLPLQNAEFALTNVLEGLQKDPWPVAADRRPIRCTGVALGIALGLLETSFPNCGARVMLFAGGAPTEGPGMIVGPELKEPIRSHHEIEKDTAKHSKAATKFYEGLAKRATTHGQAVDIFAGCYDQIGMHEMRSLPNSTGGALVLCDAFSTSIFKSSLTKMFARDANNFLQMGFNATFDVVPSKELKVSGLIGHAVSMNKKNPSVADTEIGIGQTSSWKMCSITPAHTYATFFEVAQQQGTPAGQIPPGYVQFLTHYHHSSTQQRLRVTTVAKALVPGGDPHIASSFDQEAAAVLMTRIAIFKSETEDGNDIMRWTDKMLIRLCQKFADYRKDDASSFRLAHNFSLYPQFMFHLRRSQFLQVFNNSPDETAFYRHCLNRENLNNSLIMIQPTLLSYSLEQEQPVPVLLDSVSIKPDHILLLDTFFHILIFHGETIANWRNQGYQEKEEYANFAELLQAPRMEVQDLLVDRFPLPRFIDTDAGGSQARFLLSKLNPSNTHQSDSGYGTPGSAVVLTDDVSLQTFMSHLQKLSVAASS
- a CDS encoding uncharacterized protein (Compare to YALI0E17017g, similar to Saccharomyces cerevisiae GAB1 (YLR459W); ancestral locus Anc_7.538, similar to uniprot|P41733 Saccharomyces cerevisiae YLR459w CDC91 cell division control protein), which translates into the protein MEVATLACGAIARIVVYHLFPSVPATLDGHVEISTPVTSFKRLQEGLYLYKQGIDPYDGGIFHQSPLLLGAVSAVSKIVPETIAINILYVLADLTAAWALAQTAQRAATTIKYVFKKKDTKEPLPFAPWIIAAIYLFNPLLFLSSAAKSTAVFNNAAICYTLAAATHGHFLTAAASLALATNLSYYPIYLAPLVSLLLHGNSGTPLRTNKAQYGFRFCLLSASYTAAILLLSQAIAGSWNFLGAVYGTILTGRDLTPNIGLWWYFFTEMFDFFQPFFTGVFQIHVFLYAAPITLRFSSFPLFAITLYLGLVALFKAYPDTADVGIFFSLVPFFRPLFPLLRYPIPAFLALLYSSVLLPTFFHMWIYLGSGNANFFYAITLVYALGMTVCISDLTWAMLRLEHDGGEDPNLSQI
- a CDS encoding uncharacterized protein (Compare to YALI0E17083g, no similarity), with the protein product MVAIKNIAILAAATSVVVAAPAANGGFQRMEIRQLDVADDLIHIAETFLSAITGTLGVLTNTSKGTQLQNLETALDSLNKQIPALIKDINGLNLPVISGIAGTLGSIVVNPIFKTLALIVETIGATLASLPVDAFNTIQNPAKIFQTLLANIGLLTDAFKKIFHNLGDALGSLDSATSSLGSEVSSKLPPSSAQ